The window ATGGTGATCTAATATGAACATCCTGTTTTTCTTGATTGCCTATGCAACAAAAACCATTTTAGCTACAATGGCTTGTTTGAGGTGATTGAATTCACCGGTTTCATCTGCGAAGCATCCTCAATCTGATAGTAAACTGAATTGTCACAGAAACTAATCTAGATACCATTACCTCATCTGTGGTCAGTCCCTCCAGATTATTCTTTATGTCCTCCtcagttattttactattttgatCACCATATTGTTTGCTGTCTAGCTTGCTTTTCGGGGGGAATTCCTGCGTTCCAATCAATGATTATTAGAcataaagaacaagaagataTGAAATCCATTAACTCTCAAAATTCTTCTCTGTACTTCTGAATCGGCAGAGAGATAAATATGGAACTTCATGCACCTCAAGGCGACGAATGACAACAGGGTTTAATCCAGCCAGCATTTCTCTGCCAAATTCTTCATCAGTCCTCCAACCAGTCTTATTCCCTGTATAACACATCACAACTTAAGTTTCCATGGAGATATAAGTGAGTATGTATGTAAATATAGTCCAAACAGCGAGGTTAAGTGTTTTAGTTCAAACCTTCAATCACTTGAGGCATTGGAAATTCGAAAAGATTTTCCCCATCAGTTCGGAAAATTTCCTTGAGCATCTGCAAGGGAATTTTTTCCCTAATATTATCTACTAGGGGACCGTGAGGCAGCTCAATACCTCCCTCATAGAGTTTAAACACATCGTCAAAAGAGTCAAACTCATTTGGGGTGCTGTCAAATAATCCTTCCAGTCCAGGTTTAACAACTTGAGCTACGAGTTTCAGTGCATAACCAAGGAAGTCAGCCATCCTCAGGTGACCAAATCGTTCATCTCTCGGAACATAGATGTTTAAGCTCGTCAGAAGTGGCAGCCTGCTCTCACTGTTGGGATCTGCTTAAGATGATAAGATCATAGAACAGCTTTAGAAATgacaagaaatataaataacacAATTAAACAGTATAAAAAACTGACTTCTGTTTGCACTGTAAGATTCTCAACAATATAATGACCTGATTCCGTTGCTGCTCGGCCTGTTCTTCCCCTACGAGGATAAGGGTACTCAGAAGACCCACCAAGAACAGGGCGGACATACTTTGCACCCTTGTCAGGATCTCCCAAATCATTGTAGTAAGCATAGTCGTAAACGCGGTCCCATTCCTTCAGCTCTCCTTTTCCATCTCCTCTCAATTTAACCAGTTCTTCTTCCCTGTATTTACGTAGCGGTGCAGGTGCGTCCTGCGGCAGATGAGTCTATACAGACGTATCAGAATTTGTTAGCTCAGGATAATATTTACTGCTACCTTCAGCTTCTACGGTTGCATAATTACCTTGTTAGTGAAGAAAACACGATCATAATTGTAACGCTTTGCAGGATAAATCCAAGAGTTGCAGACAAAGTGGACTCGGCCCTGACCAGGTACATCTTCTAGTGTGACAGTCTTTAGGTAGAATTCACTGTGATGATTATTTCTTATCAGGAGTGCCACTGGAACTCCAATCTCCTCATCCCAATCAAAGGTAACTTTAAATTCCGTCTCGCCGGCGATTAAGGGGTCGATGGTAGTAATCCAATTCTCTAAATTTGCCGGCTTTCCTAGCTTCTCTTTCAAACCATTCTCTACAAAGGGGCACCAAAATCCACATTAGTCAGCAGACAGTATAATTTCCTTGAGAAATTGCAGTTCCATTTACAGTGACAATCATGAATGACGGGCTACAAACTTGATCAGCCATGATCAATAAATGATCCAACATTCATGAATTTGTCCATCCTATGAGTTAGTTCAGATGAAGCTGCAATGCCCCTTCAAGAACTTTGTTTCATTCAGATGTCCTCACGGCCATTTATTAAATGTTTGTTTCGAAAAGTACAAAACCTACTTCCTCCtaattgaattataaatatcaacaattttaagttgaaaattaaaatggtcattatgattttattttttttaaaaaaaacctcaaaataataccattttattttttaaaaacccacCTCAAACTAAAAACCGGTTCGAACAAAACTTCATATCCACATGCCACCGAGTTGACCCACAAACCATACTAGATTTTGTAACTATGGCCAATAAAGAAGCATGTTagaacaaaagaagaaattagCGCAGCAAATCAAGCTATAATTCTACAATAAGCACAGCCAGTCAAGTTTCTTACAGCCTTATGACCCATCTACCAACAATCCACCATCAAATTATGAAGCTTTTTGTTATCTCCACTTTAACAGACAGTAAAGCAAGTCCATATCTCATAAAATCTAACAAGATCTCTGCATTAACCAATTACTTGAGATCTCACTTGAGATCTCTGCATTAACCAATTACTTGAGAtctctataaatattttatgtaccTGTCGTAGGttttctaataaatcaaatgataagCATGAGCTTGTAGGGCATGGGATAAGAAATTAGGTGGAATGGGCCCACATAGGAATAAATATGGCCATCATGGGCACCATACAAACCAGGGAAAACTTCACAAACGCCCCCCAACTATACAGAAAATCTCAatcttatcataaaaaaaaagttttggtaTCGATTTTACTCTTAAATTTCAGGAATTTTCAATCAAGGGTTTCTGTCTACTTTGAAGACATTCCATCCACGTTTCCAATCAAAATtgtacttttctttttgtaaaaacatgacatcatttgaaaatttaatgctTTCTATTAAGTAATTCTTATAAAAGTCataattgagaaattaaaatagttttaggGGTagattttgatacaaaaaataatttaagtgcAAAATTGATGCTACCTTAGTAgtttgatgatttctttttcttttttttttatcatggacaCACTCTTGAACACGATTTAGAAATAGATGACAGGCAAAAATATCCAGTAATTCActctttatatatttaatgttttcCTATAAAATATGACAGGCAAACTTGTATCTTTAATGTTTTCCTAAAAACTATGACAGGCAAAAATATCATaggaaaaaacaatttctgCCTTCGAATTTGTTTCATGCATTTTCATAAAGTAACATGGCAGTGACTGTGAAGAGTTGTCACAGCCTTAATGATCCTGGTCCCTACCATGATGTATGCATCAAACTTGATTATAACGGGTATTCGATTGGAGCAGGTCACTGAACAGGATAAGGTTAAATTCTCCAACTCATTACACAGCTTGTACCGAGTGACCGTACGGGGCCATTATTAACATTGATTAAAACGCTGCATATACGTGTGAAAGGAAGACTGTAAACCACACATGGAAAATGGTCAACTATGGAGAATCAagcataaattaataatcttgtCACTGTCGGGTTTAAACTTgctaatttaaaattctttgttCTCCCCACTAGCAAATTTACTGGTTTCCCCAGCCTCCCAACTTTAATTTTCTACTGCAAATCTTATCTGATTGTGTCCCTTGTGGATACTAATCTGCTGCTGATCGGTGTTGAGTGGTCTTTAGGGGTGCTTGGTAGCTAGGTTTAGTTGTTCAGGCTTCTGCTCTACAGCCCCTGGACCTATTCTCTATTTGTATAAAGCTCAGCTGGCTTGTGGCAAAAGGAGCCATGATTTGCAGGTTAcataccttttcttttgtttatggaCTGCCGCCTCTCATGATGATATCCTGATCTTGGGGAGCAGGATGGggtttttcttgtgtttttcatGTATGTCTAGCTGCTCTTGCTCTTTGGCTTACACTCTCTCCCCTTTggctttttgtttaaatttcctCTCCTGGGTGCTTATTCTAGCCCTCTAGGTGTTCTTAATGAACTTCATCaagcaataaaagaaaaacatcttgGGATTGAAAAGGCATGAAGTACTGAATCagcaacaaaatgatgaaataactgTTGTATATATACCTGGAGGGTCACTTTTAGCAGTTCCCATGACTTGCAGAGAGACTCCTTGGCCTAACAACTCATGGCCACGATCAAGAACCGAAGCATGAAAGTCATTGAATTCTAAGACATTCTTCTTCATCAACACAACAGTGCCTTTGATCTTCATCTTACTGTCCCCTGCACAGCATGATGCGATAGCATTAACGATGTTCTGAAACATTTCTTTCCCTCTTGCCTGGTTGCTCTCTTCTTGGGCTACAAAAAGAATCTACTAAAGCTAGGCTTGTGATGCCATCTAAGGTGAGTGGAGAAGGTCTTTATAGAGAGGGAATATGTACGTGGTAAAGACTGAGAAGCTTCACTTGCCACATTGCATTTCCTTGGAAAAAAGATGAGTTTTGTTAAAGTCTCTCTTTCATATTGAATTTGCCCTGTTGCTAGTCTTTTTACTGGACTTGTGAAGACTGGCCTACTACTTACAAGGACAGGCACTCTACAAGTCCACATGTATGACatgtgcttttttatttttttattttgaagatattaaatatgataattttcatcatatcaaatttaatttggtttgaaGACCCTGCATTGAGACAATTAATGAAGGAAGCAATGAAGGAAAAATTCAGACAGAGGAGGTTCACACAGCTCCGAATCAGACTTTAATTTGTGAGTGGACTAAGACTTACCGGCCATTATTTACTTCTTTTATGCCTTGTTATCATTACATTAAGCCCGAAGCTCGGGTCATGGATTGGCGGagttaaatatatatagaaaacaaaactgaCTTGAGATAGGCTTATATCAACCTCGTAAGATTAAGTAAGTTAGAGGAAAGTACAAAAGGATCAATGGTTTCCTTAATGAATGTGCTCTCACACACAAAAATCCGTTCACAACTTACAAAGAAGAAGGGGAGAGGGAGAACTCCATTAAAAAGTATGATGCTGAAGAAAGTTTTCTACAAATTTGTCTTTCGAGTCAGCATAAGAACTTTTGAATCTGGCTGCCTAtctattaattgattttcttgttgAATTATCTCCAATTTCTTTACAAAATGTTAAACAATGAGCACAATAACAAGAAATATGCATGTCAAACACATGCATAGTTTAAGTAAGCAGAGGATTAATGTtttaattctcaaactttaGCAACTCGCTTATGTTGcaggaaataaaattaatatttactttTGTAAGTGATGAATTGAAcgtaaagaaaatatatgtcTAGCTCCTGTTAGCCCTACCTAAGTGATAAGTACAGTAATAAGGAAATGTTGGTTCTTATCAAGAGCAAATTAATAGCATAGAAAGCAACTCAGAAGTAGCTGcttcttgataaaaatacaaccacacCTGAGGAGTAAGTTAATGTGATAGGAAGCTCAGACTGTAAAATTTCTCCCTTCCCCAGGCTAGCCTGGCAGGGAAAGGACTGGGATGTACTTGGTCAGAACATTTATAATTGAGTAAAGGTATGTTGTTCAGTACCTTCTGCTTCTGCTGATAAAAATGCAAGCAGGCCTTACAAGGCCTGCTGAAGAGAACAATTGTCCATGCATTTCATGTATCATTCAACAAGTTAAAGGAGGGGGGATCTGATTTCAAGAGTCTCTTTGGCAATGGAGTCTAGCTGACAGGTTAAGCTATGGAAAAATGTTAGAGCAGTAACAAGGACAAGTTTTCATCATCACAACGAAAATTATCCACTTATAATTGTAGTTCCTGTCTTGGGAAGAGAAAATGTGTCAGCATTTTGAGCGCTTAAATCAAGAAATGGAAGTTCCCTTTAAACTCTGCTTGGTCAGCTAATTAGCCCATCAGCAAGTACGATATTATTGTTTAAGTAAATTCAACTCCAatcaaatgacaaaaaagaaCAACTTTTATTCTGCATTATTTATAGAGTTTATTACATCAGGACATATGTGGCTTGGATGCTAACAAGAATCAGCTACTGCTTTCATACCGAAAAATGAGTAAGAATAGAATAAATAGTCTTATGGAGAAGATTTAGAGTGAGACGCTGTTAGGAATTCCCCTTCCAGTGAGTCCACCTTCACTGGTAGGAACCAACAAAGTGTATGGCACCTCGACTGGACCGACCCGATTCTTCCATTTCCCAGCTTTGTTCATGTCTAGCATTTTGTCCTCGATTGCTGCCAGTTTCTTTCCAAATTTCTCAAACGCCTCTAATGGTTTCTTGTCTGCTGTCCATTCACGAGTGTCTCTCTGTCCAAGATACACCTCATCTGAGGAATGCCTTGACAGAATTTCTATGAGGGAAATTCCAAGAAGTGTTTGCAACTGTGCAGTGATTGTTTTCAAGAAAGCCTTATCAGGGTTCGACTTGAGCTCCTCATATTCAGGAGAGCCTTCCTCGGGCATGAACCTTCGGCTTACGGTTGGACGATTGGGAAGGTAGCCTGCATAAGGGTACTGACCAAAATTGACAGCTGCATGGAGAGCTGATGCCACCCATATGATTATGGTGCAGGAGTCTATTAGCTCTTCACGAGTCAGCATCTTAGGCCACCAGGGTGCATCTTTCAGGTCACCATGCCCTTCCTCTCTCACTTCCTTCCACCATGATTGTAGTTCAGAATCCTTTTGAATCATCTCATCATTCTTGTAGTAGAAAGAGCAATAGTCTCTGACCCATTCTTTGATTGCTGACCATATCTCTAGCCCATCAACAGCGTATGGATAGTCTTCTATCAGTAGGCGAACACCATGTGGAGACTTTGGATCCTCAACTGCCACTCCTCTGAGTAAACAAGGTAGCACATGTCATTGAAATGAAATGCAGCATCATCACAGAATTAACCATAGTCTAAGTTCCCAACGCATTTCTctgtggtttttttaatttcaagctctAAGATTCTAGCAAATTAATTATGAACAACTATGAATTAGCCTTTACGAGTAAACTAAGGTTTACCTCTTCTTCAGGTCTTCAGGAAGTGCTTGCTCTGTGAAATTCCAGTTTTTGTAAATTACTGATGACATTTCCATGGCATACTTTGCAGGATAAACCGTTGATTCCAGGATTCCACCAGCATTGATGAGCGTCTGCCTAGCGAGCGCATTGATGTTCATTGTGTCACGGAAGTGAGGTTCCAAAAGTTTATAGATTGGGTGAAGCACGCTGAGTTGTCTATTTGTTGCAATCACAAATGGCTCACTCACAGCATGAGTGTTCAAGAAATGGCTAATAAGCTGATGGTAACCGGAGTCGTTTACAGCCACATAAGCTTTAGCCAGCTCCCAAATGGAGCCTTCAACACCATGTTCAGCTGGGGTGTAGACTTTGCTAATGGCTCCAAATTCATCTCCTTCTTCATGGGGCAAGCTTAACTCAATTACAAGAGGCTTCAAAGTCCCGTCATCTTTCAAGAAAAGCAGAGTCCTTGATGCATAAGTCTTCGTGGTAGTAGTGTTTATCCTCCTCAGGTATGGCATCAATGCATCATGGTGATCTAATATGAACATCCTGTTCTTCTCGATCGCCTATTCAGAAGCAAAGTGTTTCAGCTACAACATGTCTTTTGGGAAGAGTAAATTCATCAATTACATCCGTGAAGCGTTCACAGATCCGATTCTAAACATAAATGTCGAAGAAACCAATCGAGAGATAGCTTACCTCATCTATGGACAGTCCATCCAGACTATCCTTGATGTGCTCCTCAGTTATGGTGCTGTTTTGATCACCATAAAGTTTGCTGTCTAGCTTGCTTTTGGGAGGGAATTCCTGCAATAATTTGTTCTTAgacacaagaaaaacaaaaaatataaattttgccGAAAGAAAAACTTGTTGCAGCTTTAGTGTACCTCAAGACGACGGATGATAACAGGGTTTACTCCTGACAGCATTTCTCTACCAAATTCTTCATCCGTCCTCCAAGCAGAATTGCTCTCTGTATAATTAATAGATCACAGTTAAGTTGCTGAAAAAGAGAAAGTGACAGTCTAAGAACAGCACAAGCATAGAGTTAAATGCATTAGTTCAAACCTTGAATCACTTGAGGCTTTGGAAATCTGAAAAGGCCTTCTCCATCAGTCGGAATAATTTCCTTGAGCATCTCCACGGGAAtgtttttcttaagattttctAGTAGGGGACCATCAGGCAGCTTAAACCCTCCCTCATAGAGATCCAGTACATCATCAAAGGAATCAAACTCATTAGGGGTGCTGTCACATAAAGCTTCCAGTTCAGGCCTAATAAATTGAGCGACGGATTTCAGTGCATAAGCAAGGAAGTCAGACATCTTCAGGTGACCGAATCGTTCATCTCTTGGAACATATATGTTTAAGCTCATGAGAAGCGGCTGCCTACTCTCAGTGTTGGGATCTGTTTAGATCACGGAAATTGTAAGAGtgtgaacaaaaaataaaatcacaaaccGTTGATGATAACATGAATGCGAGATGACGCTCAACGGGTAATGACCTGATTTTGCTGGTGCTCGGCCAGTTCTGCCCCTACGAGGATAAGGGTACTCAGAAGATCCACCAAGAACAGGGCGGGCATACTTTGCACCCTTGTCAGGATCTCCCAAATCATTGTAGTAAGCATAGTCGTAAACGCGGTCCCATTCCTTAAGCTCTCCTTTTCCATCTCCTCTCAATTTAACCAGTTCTTCTTCCCTGTATTTACGTAGCGGTGCAGGTGTCTCGTGCGGCAGATAATTCTATACAAATGTATCAGGATTTGTTAGCTCAGGAAAACATTTACAACTACCTTCAGCTTTCTATGGTGCATAATTACCTGGTTAGTGAAGAAAACGCGATCATAATTGTAACGCTTCGTAGGATAAATCCACGAGTTGCAAACAAAGTGGACTCGGCCTTGGCCAGGAACATCTTCAAGTGTGACAGTCTTGAGGTAGAATTCACTGTGATGATTGTTTCTTATCAGAAATGCCCCTGGAACTCCTATCTCCTCATCCCAGTCAAAGGTGACCTTGAAAGCCGACTCGCCGGCGGTTAAGGAAGTGATGGTGGTAATCCATTCTTCCAAATATGCAGGCTCTCCTAGCTTCCCTTTCAAATCATTCTCTACAAAAGGCACCAAAATCCACTTTAGATAGCTAATTACAGTATAATCTCAGGAAATTGCAGGTGCATTTACtgttattataattacaaaTGATGTGACAATTGTGGTGGGATATATAGAGTCATGCAACACAAAATATCTCACTTGCAATGAAATTTCGTTTCGAGGTAGGTTGTGGCATGCGGTTTGTTGAAAGGTAAGTGAATTTATGCTTGTCAAAATCACTATCAAATAATGCATGGAGTTGGATGAGACGACAAATACTATATGGCATATGCATATGTTCATGttgaaaatactatttttacCTTATCTTgattaataaaagaaacatgAGGTTTCTCTTCTGGTTAAGAACTAATTAATAGAGTAATCCCTTACTTCATAATTAAATCAAGCTATAATTCTACAATTAAGAGCAGCCAATAAAGTCCCTCGATAAGCCTTATGCCCCCTCTACTACAAAGGCAATTATATCTAATTATGAAATATTAGCAGGTCCAAAGATTATATaaacgaaataaaaaaaaggtccaCTTGAGGTGATGCCCGTGACTTGGTTTGGCCTCATTTCGATTTTGAAATTTACTCCAAGCACAGTGCATTTAGGTATATGTAATGTCAGAATCTTTATGCCCCTAGTCCTCGACATGATCATCCATACATGTCCAAAAAGTGGGTTTCGT is drawn from Populus nigra chromosome 5, ddPopNigr1.1, whole genome shotgun sequence and contains these coding sequences:
- the LOC133694522 gene encoding probable linoleate 9S-lipoxygenase 5 yields the protein MFQNIVNAIASCCAGDSKMKIKGTVVLMKKNVLEFNDFHASVLDRGHELLGQGVSLQVMGTAKSDPPENGLKEKLGKPANLENWITTIDPLIAGETEFKVTFDWDEEIGVPVALLIRNNHHSEFYLKTVTLEDVPGQGRVHFVCNSWIYPAKRYNYDRVFFTNKTHLPQDAPAPLRKYREEELVKLRGDGKGELKEWDRVYDYAYYNDLGDPDKGAKYVRPVLGGSSEYPYPRRGRTGRAATESDPNSESRLPLLTSLNIYVPRDERFGHLRMADFLGYALKLVAQVVKPGLEGLFDSTPNEFDSFDDVFKLYEGGIELPHGPLVDNIREKIPLQMLKEIFRTDGENLFEFPMPQVIEGNKTGWRTDEEFGREMLAGLNPVVIRRLEEFPPKSKLDSKQYGDQNSKITEEDIKNNLEGLTTDEAIKKNRMFILDHHDALMPYLRKINTPSKNTYATRTLLFLKDDGTLKPLVIELSLPHEEGDEFGAISKIYTPAEHGVEGSIWQLAKAYVGVNDSGYHQLISHWLHTHAAIEPFVIATNRHLSVLHPIYELLKPHFRDTMNINALARQVLINAGGILELTVYPLKYALEMSASLYKSWDFTEQALPEDLKKRGVAVEDPSSPHGVRLLIEDYPYAVDGLKIWSAIKEWVRDYCSFYYKTDDRVQKDYEIQSWWKEVREEGHGDLKDAPWWPKMQTREELIDSCTIIIWVASALHAAINFGQYPFGGFLPNRPSMSRRLMPEEGSAEYEELKSNPDKAFLKTITSQYQTLLGISLIEILSRHTSDEVYLGQRDTLEWTTDSKPMEALDKFRKKLADIEKRIFDMNRDDKLKNRFGPVKMPYTLLVPTSKVGLTGRGIPNSVSI
- the LOC133694524 gene encoding probable linoleate 9S-lipoxygenase 5, encoding MLHSIIDAITGDHSNGTKKIKGTVVLMKKNVLDFNDFNASVLDRVHEFLGQGVSLQLVSAVNSDPSENDLKGKLGEPAYLEEWITTITSLTAGESAFKVTFDWDEEIGVPGAFLIRNNHHSEFYLKTVTLEDVPGQGRVHFVCNSWIYPTKRYNYDRVFFTNQNYLPHETPAPLRKYREEELVKLRGDGKGELKEWDRVYDYAYYNDLGDPDKGAKYARPVLGGSSEYPYPRRGRTGRAPAKSDPNTESRQPLLMSLNIYVPRDERFGHLKMSDFLAYALKSVAQFIRPELEALCDSTPNEFDSFDDVLDLYEGGFKLPDGPLLENLKKNIPVEMLKEIIPTDGEGLFRFPKPQVIQESNSAWRTDEEFGREMLSGVNPVIIRRLEEFPPKSKLDSKLYGDQNSTITEEHIKDSLDGLSIDEAIEKNRMFILDHHDALMPYLRRINTTTTKTYASRTLLFLKDDGTLKPLVIELSLPHEEGDEFGAISKVYTPAEHGVEGSIWELAKAYVAVNDSGYHQLISHFLNTHAVSEPFVIATNRQLSVLHPIYKLLEPHFRDTMNINALARQTLINAGGILESTVYPAKYAMEMSSVIYKNWNFTEQALPEDLKKRGVAVEDPKSPHGVRLLIEDYPYAVDGLEIWSAIKEWVRDYCSFYYKNDEMIQKDSELQSWWKEVREEGHGDLKDAPWWPKMLTREELIDSCTIIIWVASALHAAVNFGQYPYAGYLPNRPTVSRRFMPEEGSPEYEELKSNPDKAFLKTITAQLQTLLGISLIEILSRHSSDEVYLGQRDTREWTADKKPLEAFEKFGKKLAAIEDKMLDMNKAGKWKNRVGPVEVPYTLLVPTSEGGLTGRGIPNSVSL